The following coding sequences lie in one Micromonospora sp. R77 genomic window:
- the aroQ gene encoding type II 3-dehydroquinate dehydratase, giving the protein MRVYVLNGPNLGRLGTRQVDVYGVTSYADLVDRCVRTGRELGLDVVVRQTDAEHELLGWLHAAADEQAAVVLNPAAWSHYSIAVRDACAMLRGPLVEVHISNIHAREEFRHHSVVSAVATGVICGLGVDGYRLALHHLAARRDADA; this is encoded by the coding sequence TTGAGGGTGTACGTGCTCAACGGCCCCAACCTGGGTCGGCTCGGCACCCGGCAGGTCGACGTCTACGGCGTGACCAGCTATGCCGACCTGGTGGACCGCTGCGTGCGGACCGGCCGCGAGCTGGGCCTGGACGTGGTCGTCCGGCAGACCGACGCGGAGCACGAACTGCTCGGCTGGCTGCACGCGGCGGCCGACGAGCAGGCGGCGGTGGTGCTCAATCCGGCGGCCTGGTCGCACTACTCGATCGCGGTCCGGGACGCCTGCGCCATGCTGCGCGGGCCGCTGGTCGAGGTGCACATCTCCAACATCCACGCCCGCGAGGAGTTCCGGCACCACTCGGTGGTCTCGGCCGTGGCGACCGGGGTGATCTGCGGGCTGGGCGTGGACGGCTACCGTCTCGCCCTGCACCACCTGGCCGCCCGCCGCGACGCCGACGCCTGA
- the aroC gene encoding chorismate synthase codes for MLRWLTAGESHGPALVAMLEGVPAGIEVTTTEIADELARRRLGYGRGARMSFERDEVELIGGLRHGVTLGSPVAIRVGNSEWPKWQTVMAADPVDPQELAAQARNAPLTRPRPGHADLAGMQKYGHTDARPILERASARETAARVAVGTVAKALLRQALGVEIVSHVVELGPVAAKPGLRPTPEDAARIDADPLRCLDPEASARMVAEVDAAKKAADTLGGVVEVLAYGVPPGLGSHVQWDRKLDARLATALMSIQAIKGVEIGDGWQQARSRGSEAHDEIIPTVTGVRRVTDRAGGLEGGITTGEPLRVKAAMKPISSLNRALSTVDVTTGEPATAINQRSDVCAVPAAAVVAEAMVALVLAEAAVEKFGGDSVAEIRRNLTGYLDALVIR; via the coding sequence GTGTTGCGCTGGCTGACTGCAGGTGAATCGCACGGACCCGCCCTCGTCGCGATGCTGGAGGGGGTGCCCGCCGGGATCGAGGTGACCACCACCGAGATCGCCGACGAGCTGGCCCGCCGCCGGCTCGGCTACGGCCGGGGTGCCCGAATGTCGTTCGAGCGGGACGAGGTCGAGCTCATCGGCGGCCTCCGGCACGGCGTCACCCTGGGCAGCCCGGTCGCCATCCGGGTGGGCAACTCCGAGTGGCCCAAGTGGCAGACGGTGATGGCCGCCGACCCGGTGGACCCGCAGGAGCTGGCCGCGCAGGCCCGCAACGCGCCGCTGACCCGCCCCCGGCCGGGCCACGCCGACCTGGCCGGCATGCAGAAGTACGGCCACACCGACGCCCGCCCGATCCTGGAGCGGGCCAGCGCCCGGGAGACCGCCGCCCGGGTCGCCGTCGGCACCGTCGCCAAGGCGCTGCTGCGGCAGGCCCTCGGCGTCGAGATCGTCTCGCACGTGGTGGAGCTGGGCCCGGTGGCCGCCAAGCCGGGGCTGCGCCCCACCCCGGAGGACGCCGCGCGGATCGACGCCGACCCGCTGCGCTGCCTCGATCCGGAGGCCAGCGCCCGGATGGTCGCCGAGGTCGACGCCGCGAAGAAGGCCGCCGACACGCTCGGCGGCGTGGTCGAGGTGCTGGCGTACGGGGTGCCGCCAGGGCTGGGCAGCCACGTCCAGTGGGACCGCAAGCTCGACGCCCGGCTGGCGACCGCGCTGATGTCCATCCAGGCGATCAAGGGCGTGGAGATCGGCGACGGCTGGCAGCAGGCCCGCTCCCGGGGCTCCGAGGCGCACGACGAGATCATTCCCACCGTGACCGGCGTCCGCCGGGTCACCGACCGGGCCGGTGGCCTGGAGGGCGGCATCACCACCGGCGAGCCGCTGCGAGTGAAGGCGGCGATGAAGCCGATCTCGTCGCTGAACCGGGCCCTCTCGACGGTCGACGTGACCACCGGTGAGCCGGCCACCGCCATCAACCAGCGTTCCGACGTCTGCGCGGTGCCCGCCGCGGCGGTCGTCGCCGAGGCGATGGTGGCGCTGGTGCTGGCCGAGGCGGCGGTGGAGAAGTTCGGCGGCGACTCGGTCGCGGAGATCCGCCGCAACCTGACCGGCTACCTCGACGCGCTGGTGATCCGGTGA
- a CDS encoding cytochrome c oxidase assembly protein: MTPAHPGHPDGGFPLVALVPLVLFWAYLAAALRDDGGRGWDHRRTVSFGLGAALIVAGLAWPVRGLPGHMWQHLLLGMLAPLALVLGAPGTLVLRTVDRRVGRAALRLLRHPLARVLAHPVTGLLLTAGGLWLLLLTPLYRATLESPPLHGLVHLHFALSGYLFAWSIAGPDPGPHRPRVPVRLVVLGLAVAAHATIAQLLYAGLLVDVPATVGELRAAATLMYYGGDLAEILLALTLLVTWRPESTRVRQAALRA, from the coding sequence GTGACACCCGCCCACCCCGGGCACCCGGACGGCGGCTTCCCGCTCGTGGCGCTCGTACCCCTGGTGCTGTTCTGGGCCTATCTGGCCGCTGCGCTGCGGGACGACGGCGGGCGCGGCTGGGACCACCGGCGGACGGTGAGCTTCGGCCTCGGCGCGGCGCTGATCGTCGCCGGCCTGGCCTGGCCGGTGCGCGGCCTGCCCGGACACATGTGGCAGCACCTGCTGCTCGGCATGCTGGCCCCGCTGGCCCTGGTGCTCGGCGCACCGGGCACGTTGGTGTTGCGCACGGTGGACCGGCGGGTCGGTCGGGCGGCACTCCGCCTGCTGCGGCACCCCCTCGCCCGGGTCCTCGCCCACCCGGTGACCGGGCTGCTGCTCACCGCCGGAGGTCTCTGGCTGCTCCTACTGACGCCGCTCTACCGGGCCACCCTGGAGAGTCCGCCGCTGCACGGTCTGGTGCACCTGCACTTCGCGCTCAGCGGATACCTCTTCGCGTGGTCGATCGCCGGCCCCGACCCGGGCCCGCACCGGCCCCGGGTGCCGGTCCGGCTGGTGGTGCTCGGCCTCGCGGTGGCGGCGCACGCCACGATCGCCCAGCTGCTCTACGCCGGCCTGCTGGTCGACGTCCCGGCGACGGTGGGCGAGCTGCGCGCCGCGGCGACGCTCATGTACTACGGCGGTGACCTCGCCGAGATCCTGCTCGCCCTCACCCTGCTCGTCACCTGGCGCCCGGAGTCGACGCGGGTGCGGCAGGCGGCGCTCAGGGCTTGA
- a CDS encoding shikimate dehydrogenase, whose protein sequence is MRAAVVGKPIAHSLSPVIHTAGYAAAGLTGWSYTRIECGESELAGLVAGLGPEWAGLSVTMPGKEAALALADEVSPVAAAVGAANTLVRRPDGTWYADNTDVAGMVDVLSAAGVATGATVTVLGAGGTARAALAAAARLGAAEVTVVARRPEACEELLPVARAVGVPLAPAAWDDAPAHARADVVISTVPKGVADPLAENFDWRPDTVFFDALYDPWPTPLAAAALAAGCRVVSGLDLLLAQAVGQFAQFTGVDPPVEAMRAALVAARRTD, encoded by the coding sequence TTGAGAGCCGCCGTCGTCGGTAAGCCGATCGCCCACTCGCTCTCCCCGGTGATCCACACCGCCGGCTATGCGGCGGCCGGGCTGACCGGGTGGTCGTACACCCGGATCGAGTGCGGGGAGTCGGAGCTCGCCGGCCTGGTCGCCGGCCTGGGCCCGGAGTGGGCCGGGCTGTCGGTGACCATGCCGGGCAAGGAGGCGGCGCTCGCGCTCGCCGACGAGGTCTCGCCGGTCGCCGCCGCCGTCGGGGCCGCCAACACGCTGGTACGCCGCCCCGACGGCACCTGGTACGCGGACAACACCGACGTCGCCGGCATGGTGGACGTGCTGAGCGCCGCCGGGGTGGCGACCGGGGCGACGGTCACCGTGCTCGGCGCGGGCGGCACCGCGCGGGCGGCGCTCGCGGCGGCGGCCCGGCTCGGTGCCGCCGAGGTGACCGTGGTGGCCCGCCGGCCGGAGGCGTGCGAGGAACTGTTGCCGGTGGCCCGCGCCGTCGGGGTGCCCCTCGCCCCGGCCGCCTGGGACGACGCTCCCGCGCACGCCCGGGCCGACGTGGTGATCTCCACCGTGCCGAAGGGCGTCGCCGACCCGCTCGCCGAGAACTTCGACTGGCGACCGGACACGGTCTTCTTCGACGCGCTCTACGACCCGTGGCCGACGCCGCTGGCCGCCGCGGCCCTCGCCGCCGGCTGCCGGGTGGTCTCCGGGCTGGACCTGCTGCTGGCCCAGGCGGTCGGGCAGTTCGCGCAGTTCACCGGAGTGGACCCGCCGGTGGAGGCGATGCGCGCCGCGCTGGTGGCCGCCCGTCGCACCGACTGA
- the aroB gene encoding 3-dehydroquinate synthase, giving the protein MDEVTRIPVGGERPYDVLVGRDLLDPPPLLLPDAERVAFLHAPPLKALAEGLAERVRATGVTPLLIEVPDAEAGKQIDVAADCWDRLGAAGFTRTDAVVGVGGGAVTDLAGFVAACWLRGVRWVPVATSLLGMVDAAVGGKTGVNTAAGKNLVGAFHPPAGVICDLATLDSLPPADLAAGMAEVVKCGFIADPVILDLVERDPAAALDPTGPVARELIERAIRVKAEVVSGDLRESGVREVLNYGHTLAHAIEKVEGYRWRHGHAVAVGLVYAATLARLAGRLDAATAERHRTAVAALGLPTSYPADAWPQLLAAMRVDKKARGSTLRFVVLDGPARPAILAGPDDDLLHAAYREIAS; this is encoded by the coding sequence ATGGACGAGGTGACCCGGATTCCGGTCGGCGGCGAGCGGCCGTACGACGTGCTGGTGGGACGCGACCTGCTCGACCCGCCACCCCTGCTGCTGCCCGACGCGGAACGGGTGGCCTTCCTGCACGCGCCCCCGCTGAAGGCCCTGGCCGAAGGGCTCGCCGAACGGGTCCGCGCGACCGGGGTGACGCCCCTGCTGATCGAGGTGCCGGACGCCGAGGCGGGCAAGCAGATCGACGTCGCCGCCGACTGCTGGGACCGGCTCGGCGCGGCCGGGTTCACCCGTACCGATGCGGTGGTGGGGGTGGGTGGCGGCGCCGTCACCGACCTGGCCGGCTTCGTGGCGGCCTGCTGGCTGCGCGGGGTGCGCTGGGTGCCGGTGGCGACCTCGCTGCTCGGCATGGTCGACGCGGCGGTCGGCGGCAAGACCGGCGTCAACACGGCGGCCGGCAAGAACCTGGTCGGCGCCTTCCACCCGCCGGCCGGGGTGATCTGCGACCTCGCCACGCTGGACAGCCTGCCCCCGGCCGACCTGGCCGCCGGGATGGCCGAGGTGGTCAAGTGCGGCTTCATCGCCGACCCGGTCATCCTCGACCTGGTCGAGCGGGACCCGGCCGCCGCGCTCGACCCGACCGGCCCGGTGGCCCGGGAGCTGATCGAACGCGCGATCCGGGTCAAGGCCGAGGTGGTCTCCGGTGACCTGCGCGAGTCCGGGGTGCGCGAGGTGCTGAACTACGGGCACACCCTGGCCCACGCGATCGAGAAGGTGGAGGGCTACCGCTGGCGGCACGGGCACGCGGTCGCGGTGGGTCTCGTCTACGCCGCCACGCTGGCCCGGCTGGCCGGCCGGCTGGACGCGGCGACCGCCGAGCGGCACCGCACCGCGGTGGCCGCGCTGGGCCTGCCGACCAGTTATCCCGCCGACGCCTGGCCGCAGCTGCTGGCGGCGATGCGGGTCGACAAGAAGGCCCGCGGCAGCACGCTGCGGTTCGTGGTCCTCGACGGGCCGGCCCGCCCGGCGATCCTGGCCGGTCCGGACGACGACCTGCTGCACGCCGCCTACCGGGAGATCGCGTCTTGA
- a CDS encoding DUF948 domain-containing protein produces MGVSGGEIAWLILAGAFLMLVLVLAVPILRLRHTVDATTRMINDLNDRTTPLLGDVNTTVKNVNVALEQVQTSLDGVNLQLAKVDTMTTHAQNVTANVANLATVVSAAAANPLVKVAAFGYGVRRAASARRHAETEREVRDTIKSQRRAAKRGNG; encoded by the coding sequence ATGGGCGTGAGTGGTGGAGAGATCGCTTGGCTGATCCTGGCCGGCGCGTTCCTGATGCTGGTGCTCGTGCTGGCGGTGCCGATCCTGCGGCTGCGGCACACCGTGGACGCGACGACCCGCATGATCAACGACCTGAACGACCGCACCACGCCGTTGCTCGGTGACGTCAACACGACGGTGAAGAACGTCAACGTCGCGCTGGAGCAGGTGCAGACCTCCCTGGACGGGGTGAACCTCCAGCTCGCCAAGGTTGACACCATGACCACCCACGCGCAGAACGTCACGGCCAACGTGGCCAACCTGGCCACCGTGGTCTCCGCCGCCGCGGCGAACCCGCTGGTGAAGGTGGCCGCCTTCGGCTACGGCGTACGCCGGGCCGCCTCGGCCCGCCGGCACGCCGAGACCGAGCGTGAGGTGCGCGACACCATCAAGTCCCAGCGCCGGGCCGCCAAGCGCGGCAACGGTTGA
- the ruvX gene encoding Holliday junction resolvase RuvX, producing the protein MVELSRGVRLGVDVGQVRVGVARSDPHGILATPLVTLARDLTAEPDAVPADMAQLVDLIAEHEAVEVVLGLPVNLAGRHGPAAAHVSAYAARLADVIAPVPVTLTDERMSTVVASRRLAERGVRGKRQRAVVDQAAAVEILQSWLDAQRRRT; encoded by the coding sequence ATGGTTGAGTTGTCCCGTGGTGTCCGGCTCGGCGTGGACGTCGGTCAGGTCCGGGTGGGCGTGGCCCGGTCCGATCCGCACGGCATCCTGGCCACCCCGCTGGTCACCCTGGCCCGGGACCTGACCGCCGAGCCCGACGCGGTGCCCGCCGACATGGCGCAGCTGGTGGACCTGATAGCGGAGCACGAAGCGGTGGAGGTCGTCCTCGGCCTTCCGGTCAACCTCGCCGGCAGACACGGGCCTGCGGCGGCACATGTGTCGGCGTACGCTGCCCGACTGGCCGATGTAATAGCGCCGGTTCCGGTGACGCTGACGGACGAGAGGATGTCGACCGTCGTGGCGAGTCGTAGGCTGGCCGAACGGGGCGTCCGGGGAAAGCGCCAACGGGCGGTGGTCGACCAGGCCGCCGCCGTGGAGATTCTGCAGAGCTGGCTGGACGCGCAGCGGAGGCGGACCTGA
- the alaS gene encoding alanine--tRNA ligase — translation MKTAEIKRRYLAHFEANGHAVVPSAPLPAISDPNLLFVNAGMVQFVPYFLGQQTAPYSRAVSVQKCIRTPDIDEVGKTSRHGTFFQMNGNFSFGDYFKDGAIPLAWDLVTKPVEAGGFGLDAERIWPTVYHDDDEAFQIWRSVGVPAERIVRRGKKDNFWSMGIPGPAGPCSELFYDRGPEYGRAGGPEVDEDRYMEFWNLVFMQYDIADVRSKEEFRIVGELPAKNIDTGMGLERMASILQGVDNLYEIDEVRPILDRAAELTGKRYGAHSGHVASESHPDDVRLRVIADHVRTALMLIGDGVTPSNEGRGYVLRRIMRRAIRAVRLLGYQDRALPELLPVARDCMAPSYPELAEEFGRISQYAYAEEDAFLATLRAGTTILDTAIAETKSSGRPAISGDKAFQLHDTYGFPIDLTLEIAAEQGLQVDAEGFRRLMADQRSRAKADARARKTGHTDVSAYRSVLESGGAVEFTGYTELNRESRVRALLSGGATVGAAVEGDTVELVLDTTPFYAEGGGQQPDQGLITVGGGQVEVFDVQQPVPGLIVHRARVLRGEVRAGETGYAEIDVSRRRAISRSHTATHLVHQTMRNFLGESATQAGSLNAPGRLRFDFNTPTGVAPSVLHDVEQQVNEVLLADMEVHAFITTQEEARRIGAMALFGEKYGERVRVVEVGDYARELCGGTHVARSAQLGLVKILSEASVGSGVRRIEALVGMDAFGFLAREHLLVSRLAELFRVPGEQVADRVEQTVTQLRDAEKELEKLRAQLVLGGAAALAAQAKDVHGVAYVGTEAPEGAAGNDVRTLAQEIRGRIDPARPAVVAVAARANGKASLVVAVNQAARSRGVTAKDLVKAAFSGRGGGSDDLAQGGGLPAAEAPKLLLTVEKAIAEA, via the coding sequence ATGAAGACGGCGGAGATCAAGCGGCGGTACCTCGCGCACTTCGAGGCGAACGGCCATGCCGTGGTGCCGTCCGCTCCGCTGCCCGCCATCAGTGACCCGAACCTGCTCTTCGTCAACGCCGGCATGGTGCAGTTCGTGCCCTACTTCCTGGGTCAGCAGACCGCGCCGTACTCCCGCGCGGTCAGCGTCCAGAAGTGCATCCGCACCCCGGACATCGACGAGGTCGGCAAGACCAGCCGGCACGGCACGTTCTTCCAGATGAACGGCAACTTCTCCTTCGGCGACTACTTCAAGGACGGGGCGATCCCGCTCGCCTGGGACCTGGTCACCAAGCCGGTCGAGGCGGGCGGCTTCGGGCTGGACGCGGAGCGGATCTGGCCGACCGTCTACCACGACGACGACGAGGCGTTCCAGATCTGGCGGTCGGTGGGCGTACCGGCCGAGCGGATCGTGCGGCGGGGCAAGAAGGACAACTTCTGGTCGATGGGCATTCCCGGCCCGGCCGGCCCCTGCTCGGAGCTGTTCTACGACCGTGGCCCGGAGTACGGTCGCGCCGGTGGTCCGGAGGTCGACGAGGACCGCTACATGGAGTTCTGGAACCTCGTCTTCATGCAGTACGACATCGCCGACGTCCGCAGCAAGGAGGAGTTCCGGATCGTCGGTGAGCTGCCGGCGAAGAACATCGACACCGGCATGGGCCTGGAGCGGATGGCCTCCATCCTGCAGGGCGTCGACAACCTCTACGAGATCGACGAGGTCCGCCCGATCCTGGACCGGGCCGCCGAGCTGACCGGCAAGCGGTACGGCGCCCACTCCGGCCACGTGGCCAGCGAGTCGCACCCGGACGACGTCCGGCTGCGGGTGATCGCCGACCACGTGCGGACCGCGCTGATGCTGATCGGCGACGGGGTCACCCCGTCGAACGAGGGCCGGGGCTACGTGCTGCGCCGGATCATGCGCCGGGCGATCCGCGCGGTCCGGCTGCTGGGCTACCAGGACCGGGCGCTGCCCGAGCTGCTGCCGGTGGCCCGGGACTGCATGGCCCCGTCGTACCCGGAGCTGGCCGAGGAGTTCGGCCGGATCTCCCAGTACGCGTACGCGGAGGAGGACGCGTTCCTCGCCACCCTGCGGGCGGGCACCACGATCCTGGACACCGCGATCGCGGAGACCAAGTCGTCGGGTCGGCCGGCGATCTCCGGTGACAAGGCGTTCCAGCTGCACGACACGTACGGCTTCCCGATCGACCTGACCCTGGAGATCGCGGCCGAGCAGGGGCTCCAGGTCGACGCGGAGGGCTTCCGCCGGCTGATGGCCGACCAGCGCAGCCGGGCCAAGGCGGACGCGCGGGCGCGCAAGACGGGGCACACCGACGTGTCGGCGTACCGGTCGGTGCTGGAATCCGGCGGCGCGGTCGAGTTCACCGGCTACACCGAGCTGAACCGGGAGTCCCGGGTGCGGGCGCTGCTCTCCGGCGGCGCGACGGTCGGCGCGGCGGTCGAGGGCGACACCGTCGAGCTGGTGCTGGACACCACCCCGTTCTATGCCGAGGGCGGCGGCCAGCAGCCCGACCAGGGCCTGATCACGGTCGGCGGCGGCCAGGTCGAGGTCTTCGACGTGCAGCAGCCGGTGCCGGGGCTGATCGTGCACCGGGCCCGGGTGCTCCGGGGCGAGGTGCGTGCCGGCGAGACCGGGTACGCCGAGATCGACGTGTCCCGGCGGCGGGCGATCTCCCGCTCGCACACCGCCACCCACCTGGTGCACCAGACCATGCGCAACTTCCTCGGCGAGTCGGCGACCCAGGCGGGTTCGCTGAACGCGCCGGGCCGGCTGCGGTTCGACTTCAACACCCCGACCGGGGTGGCGCCGAGCGTGCTGCACGACGTGGAGCAGCAGGTCAACGAGGTGCTGCTGGCCGACATGGAGGTGCACGCCTTCATCACCACACAGGAGGAGGCCCGCCGGATCGGCGCGATGGCCCTGTTCGGCGAGAAGTACGGCGAGCGGGTCCGGGTCGTCGAGGTCGGCGACTACGCCCGCGAGCTGTGCGGCGGCACGCACGTGGCCCGGTCGGCGCAGCTCGGCCTGGTGAAGATCCTCTCCGAGGCGTCGGTCGGCTCGGGCGTACGCCGGATCGAGGCGCTGGTCGGCATGGACGCCTTCGGCTTCCTGGCCCGGGAGCACCTGCTGGTGTCCCGGCTGGCGGAGCTGTTCCGGGTGCCCGGCGAGCAGGTGGCCGACCGGGTGGAGCAGACCGTCACCCAGCTCCGCGACGCGGAGAAGGAGCTGGAGAAGCTCCGCGCCCAGCTGGTGCTGGGCGGTGCGGCGGCGCTCGCGGCGCAGGCGAAGGACGTGCACGGGGTCGCGTACGTCGGCACCGAGGCGCCCGAGGGCGCGGCCGGCAACGACGTGCGGACCCTCGCGCAGGAGATCCGGGGCCGGATCGACCCGGCGCGGCCGGCGGTGGTGGCCGTGGCGGCCCGGGCCAACGGGAAGGCCTCCCTGGTGGTGGCCGTCAACCAGGCGGCCCGGAGCCGGGGAGTGACCGCGAAGGACCTGGTCAAGGCGGCCTTCTCGGGCCGGGGTGGTGGCAGCGACGACCTGGCCCAGGGTGGTGGCCTGCCCGCGGCGGAAGCGCCGAAGCTGCTGCTCACCGTGGAGAAGGCGATCGCCGAGGCGTGA
- a CDS encoding shikimate kinase, which translates to MTRPVCVLVGAPGSGKTTVGQALADALGVEFRDTDADIEQLAGKPIPEIFVDEGEEHFRTLERAAVAAALASHGGVLALGGGAILAEENRAALIGHTVVHLSVELPDAVQRVGLGAGRPLLAINPRATLKHLMEQRRPLYAEVATATVITDGRTPEELAAEVAALLKP; encoded by the coding sequence CTGACCCGGCCGGTCTGCGTGCTGGTCGGAGCGCCCGGCTCCGGCAAGACCACCGTCGGGCAGGCACTCGCCGACGCGTTGGGCGTCGAGTTCCGGGACACCGACGCCGACATCGAGCAGTTGGCCGGCAAGCCGATCCCGGAGATCTTCGTGGACGAGGGGGAGGAGCACTTCCGTACCCTCGAACGGGCGGCGGTGGCGGCGGCGCTGGCGTCGCACGGTGGCGTGCTCGCCCTCGGCGGCGGCGCGATCCTCGCCGAGGAGAACCGGGCCGCGCTGATCGGACACACGGTGGTGCACCTGTCGGTGGAGCTGCCCGACGCGGTGCAGCGGGTCGGGTTGGGCGCGGGTCGGCCGCTGCTGGCGATCAACCCACGGGCCACGCTGAAGCACCTGATGGAGCAGCGCCGCCCGCTCTACGCGGAGGTGGCCACCGCCACCGTGATCACCGACGGGCGCACCCCGGAGGAGCTGGCCGCCGAGGTCGCCGCCCTGCTCAAGCCCTGA
- a CDS encoding DUF2243 domain-containing protein, whose protein sequence is MNRTTIDGADIRVPATILGVGLGGFADGIVLHQLLQWHHMLSSTATDRIGIKAYPVDTVPGLQMNTLWDGLFHVVTWVAVLTGLALLYSRVTRSRGRLWRSPALWGWALVGWGLFNLVEGIVDHQILGIHHVHGGPHQLAWDLGFLVLGALLVGVGWAVQRRATAVDLCAERP, encoded by the coding sequence ATGAACCGAACGACCATCGACGGAGCGGACATCAGGGTGCCGGCGACGATCCTCGGCGTCGGCCTCGGCGGGTTCGCCGACGGCATCGTCCTGCACCAGCTCCTCCAGTGGCACCACATGCTCAGCAGCACCGCCACGGACCGGATCGGGATCAAGGCGTATCCGGTGGACACCGTGCCCGGGTTGCAGATGAACACCCTGTGGGACGGGCTGTTCCACGTGGTGACCTGGGTGGCGGTACTGACCGGGCTGGCCCTGCTCTATTCCCGGGTCACCCGCTCCCGGGGCCGGCTGTGGCGCTCCCCCGCCCTGTGGGGCTGGGCGCTGGTCGGCTGGGGGCTGTTCAACCTGGTCGAGGGGATTGTCGACCACCAGATCCTCGGTATCCACCACGTCCACGGCGGGCCGCACCAGCTCGCCTGGGACCTCGGCTTCCTCGTCCTCGGCGCGCTGCTGGTCGGGGTCGGCTGGGCCGTCCAGCGCCGGGCCACGGCGGTCGACCTCTGCGCCGAGCGGCCGTGA
- the mltG gene encoding endolytic transglycosylase MltG, whose product MIDDLDLGFDEPERGEKGRHRRGAVNKRNGKSGGRGKTIFALLMALVLLGGIGGVGYVGFDRIRNHFVTPDYDGPGTGEAMVEVKAGDTLTDIGNSLYDAGVVKSTKAFIEAADANSRSKNIQVGRYKVRKQMKAADVIPLMLDPKSRIVNGVTIPEGTISLAIYDILSKQTKIPVADFKAAAKDPVALGVPEFWFKRNDGKKSAKSVEGFLFPATYEIPPKATAEQILKMMVAQFLAVTQQMNFVDKAQQERKISPYEALITASIAQAESVNHEDMPKVARVIYNRVYTDKYHCKCLEIDSAINYWLRIQGKDPKDSDVIKQSEINDPKNPYRTHGVDGLTITPISNPGEEALKGAVNPPAGDWIYFMTIDQKGTMGYGSNDAEYIKLRKTMCTNKVLTGENCRF is encoded by the coding sequence ATGATCGACGATCTGGATCTGGGATTCGACGAGCCGGAGAGGGGGGAGAAGGGCCGGCATCGCCGTGGCGCCGTCAACAAGCGCAACGGCAAGTCCGGCGGCCGGGGCAAGACGATCTTCGCCCTGCTGATGGCCCTGGTCCTGCTGGGCGGCATCGGTGGCGTCGGTTATGTCGGCTTCGACCGGATCCGCAACCACTTCGTCACCCCGGACTACGACGGTCCCGGCACCGGTGAGGCGATGGTCGAGGTGAAGGCCGGCGACACGCTCACCGACATCGGCAACTCCCTCTACGACGCCGGTGTGGTGAAGAGCACCAAGGCCTTCATCGAGGCCGCCGACGCGAACTCCCGCAGCAAGAACATCCAGGTCGGGCGGTACAAGGTCCGCAAGCAGATGAAGGCCGCGGACGTGATCCCGCTGATGCTCGACCCGAAGAGCCGGATCGTCAACGGGGTGACCATCCCCGAGGGCACGATCAGCCTGGCGATCTACGACATCCTCTCCAAGCAGACCAAGATCCCGGTGGCCGACTTCAAGGCCGCCGCGAAGGATCCGGTCGCGCTGGGGGTGCCGGAGTTCTGGTTCAAGCGCAACGACGGCAAGAAGAGCGCGAAGAGCGTCGAGGGCTTCCTCTTCCCGGCCACCTACGAGATCCCGCCGAAGGCCACCGCCGAGCAGATCCTGAAGATGATGGTGGCGCAGTTTCTCGCCGTCACCCAGCAGATGAACTTCGTCGACAAGGCGCAGCAGGAGCGGAAGATCTCCCCGTACGAGGCGCTGATCACCGCGTCCATCGCCCAGGCCGAGTCGGTCAACCACGAGGACATGCCGAAGGTCGCCCGGGTGATCTACAACCGGGTCTACACCGACAAGTACCACTGCAAGTGCCTGGAGATCGACAGCGCGATCAACTACTGGCTGCGGATCCAGGGCAAGGACCCCAAGGACTCGGATGTCATTAAGCAGTCCGAGATCAACGACCCGAAGAACCCGTACCGCACACACGGCGTCGATGGGCTGACCATTACCCCGATCAGCAACCCGGGTGAGGAAGCGCTCAAGGGCGCGGTGAACCCGCCGGCCGGGGACTGGATCTACTTCATGACCATCGACCAGAAGGGCACGATGGGCTACGGCAGTAACGATGCCGAGTACATCAAGCTCCGGAAGACGATGTGCACCAACAAGGTGTTGACCGGGGAGAACTGCCGATTTTGA